From a single Streptomyces liliifuscus genomic region:
- a CDS encoding GlxA family transcriptional regulator, which translates to MSHIAFFLVPGVHLLDLAGPAQVFSTAADFGHPYTLSYVAERPQISTAQGLPLVAELDWPELGPEDLIVVPGWRAATLADSPAIGAASLQVLRDHHARGGTVASVCAGAEALGRAGLLDGRRCTTHHDVQDELALRHPGALVVRDVLFTSDDRVITSAGIASGIDLALHLVAAQRGPAVAAQVARDMVVYARRNGHESQSSAMLRHRSHLDDTVHRAQDLIDARFDQPLPLPALAAAVGVSERTLTRLFSRATGLTPLRYQQALRLERAQHLISHGATTDAAARSVGFEDPRMLRRLRARAA; encoded by the coding sequence GTGAGCCACATCGCCTTCTTCCTGGTGCCCGGAGTCCACCTGCTGGACCTGGCCGGCCCCGCGCAGGTCTTCTCGACTGCCGCCGACTTCGGGCACCCCTACACGCTCTCCTACGTCGCCGAGCGGCCGCAGATCTCCACCGCGCAGGGGCTGCCGCTCGTGGCGGAACTGGACTGGCCCGAACTCGGGCCCGAGGACCTGATCGTGGTGCCCGGCTGGCGGGCAGCGACACTGGCCGACAGTCCCGCCATCGGCGCCGCCTCCCTCCAGGTCCTGCGGGACCACCACGCCAGAGGGGGCACGGTGGCCAGCGTCTGCGCCGGGGCCGAGGCGCTCGGCCGGGCCGGTCTGCTGGACGGCCGCCGCTGCACCACCCACCACGACGTGCAGGACGAACTGGCCCTGCGCCATCCCGGGGCCCTGGTCGTCCGCGACGTCCTGTTCACCTCCGACGACCGGGTGATCACCTCGGCCGGCATCGCCAGCGGTATCGACCTGGCCCTGCACCTGGTCGCCGCCCAGCGTGGCCCGGCCGTCGCCGCGCAGGTGGCCCGCGACATGGTGGTCTACGCCCGCCGAAACGGGCATGAGTCGCAGTCCAGCGCGATGCTCCGGCACCGGTCACACCTCGACGACACCGTGCACCGGGCCCAGGACCTCATCGACGCGCGCTTCGACCAGCCGCTCCCCCTCCCCGCCCTGGCCGCGGCCGTCGGCGTGAGCGAACGGACCCTCACCCGGCTCTTCAGCCGCGCCACGGGACTCACCCCACTGCGCTACCAGCAGGCCCTGCGCCTCGAACGCGCCCAGCACCTCATCAGCCACGGCGCGACAACCGACGCCGCCGCTCGATCGGTCGGCTTCGAGGACCCCCGCATGCTGCGCCGCCTCCGCGCCCGCGCGGCCTGA
- a CDS encoding SDR family oxidoreductase, with protein MDVRRKFAVAGATGRVGQHVVEVLMEQGHDTVAMSRSGGVDVVTGKGLDEALTGVDTVIDVSSTPSPDQREATDFFTAAAGNLHEAGVRAGVRRLVVVSIIGIDRGFTTGYNAAKLAHERAALAGPVPTQILRAAQFHEFVPQLLQWGTQGETAYVPEMRTQLVAARTVAEALVALAVAPAPEPGTAAAPFPEIAGPREEDLAQVASLYSARHGSAVKVIAVTNPDDPDAHLFADGSLLPSPHARLAGPTFEEWVNAER; from the coding sequence ATGGACGTACGCAGGAAGTTCGCAGTCGCCGGAGCGACCGGACGAGTCGGACAGCACGTCGTCGAGGTGCTCATGGAGCAGGGCCACGACACCGTGGCCATGTCCCGTTCCGGCGGAGTGGACGTAGTCACCGGCAAGGGCCTGGACGAGGCGCTCACCGGCGTCGACACCGTCATCGACGTCTCCAGCACCCCGTCGCCCGACCAGCGGGAGGCCACCGACTTCTTCACCGCCGCGGCCGGCAACCTGCACGAAGCCGGCGTACGGGCCGGCGTACGACGTCTCGTCGTGGTGTCCATCATCGGCATCGACCGCGGCTTCACCACGGGCTACAACGCGGCCAAGCTCGCCCACGAACGAGCCGCCCTCGCGGGACCGGTCCCGACGCAGATCCTGCGCGCGGCCCAGTTCCACGAGTTCGTGCCCCAGCTGCTGCAGTGGGGCACACAAGGCGAGACGGCGTACGTCCCTGAGATGCGCACTCAGCTCGTGGCCGCACGAACCGTCGCCGAGGCCCTGGTCGCGTTGGCCGTCGCCCCCGCCCCCGAACCGGGCACAGCGGCGGCCCCCTTCCCTGAGATCGCCGGCCCGCGCGAGGAGGACCTGGCGCAGGTCGCGTCCCTGTACTCGGCGCGGCACGGCTCGGCGGTGAAGGTCATCGCGGTCACCAACCCCGACGACCCGGACGCCCACCTCTTCGCCGACGGCTCCCTGCTGCCAAGCCCCCACGCGAGGCTGGCGGGGCCGACGTTCGAGGAGTGGGTGAACGCCGAGCGCTGA
- a CDS encoding RICIN domain-containing protein, producing the protein MAANMIRTGKKPVSRVALAAAFGLSLVVLAGAGAGAAPAQTQAVYTFVINSRSVKCLDVPENSNSNNQGIEQYECNGNGNQLWTLESQGNGFFRVINENSRKCLDVRGRSVSNNAVVVQNGCNAEFSQQWSRQPDSDGVGTRLAARHSGKCLTVANSSLANKAGIVQFTCGATGTQSQSWQFG; encoded by the coding sequence GTGGCCGCGAACATGATCCGTACGGGAAAGAAGCCAGTCAGCCGTGTCGCCCTCGCCGCGGCATTCGGCCTGAGCCTGGTCGTACTTGCGGGCGCCGGCGCCGGTGCCGCCCCCGCACAGACGCAGGCGGTGTACACCTTTGTGATCAACAGCCGCAGCGTCAAGTGCCTGGATGTGCCGGAGAACAGCAATTCCAACAACCAAGGCATCGAGCAGTACGAGTGCAACGGCAATGGCAACCAGCTCTGGACGCTGGAGTCCCAGGGCAATGGTTTCTTCCGTGTCATCAACGAGAACAGCCGCAAATGCCTGGACGTCCGGGGCCGAAGCGTGAGCAACAACGCGGTGGTGGTCCAGAACGGCTGCAACGCGGAGTTCAGCCAGCAGTGGTCCCGGCAGCCTGACTCGGACGGCGTCGGAACTCGACTGGCAGCACGCCACAGCGGCAAGTGCCTGACCGTCGCCAACTCGAGCCTGGCCAACAAGGCCGGGATCGTTCAGTTCACCTGCGGCGCAACAGGAACACAGAGCCAGAGCTGGCAGTTCGGCTGA
- a CDS encoding calcium-binding protein → MGRNALLRIMVVAAMAGSAVTLTGGSANAATGVFRSGDNVVVNAAQGRANNITVSLSGSFVVIQDTADTLTAGTGCAVQINGSVACSIDLVRASVVVNAGDGNDTITKTAAVRGELNGESGGDTINGGSTQGNTNVLNGGTGNDTVNGGPVSDLLVGGPGADTLRGGGGFDIVSYLESTSGVVVDFDNAADDGAGGEGDNVLTDVEAIYGSQFGDTITGSSLNDNMLGFGGNDRLVGGAGNDTLQGDLVQSIGGVGADTLIGGPGNDTLNGVDNIFGNDSLDGGANTDTCTADAGDPKSFCEA, encoded by the coding sequence ATGGGCAGAAACGCGCTGTTACGGATCATGGTGGTCGCCGCGATGGCGGGTTCCGCGGTAACCCTGACCGGAGGTTCGGCGAACGCGGCCACCGGTGTGTTCAGGAGTGGGGACAACGTGGTCGTGAACGCGGCACAGGGCCGCGCGAACAACATCACCGTCAGCCTGTCGGGGAGCTTCGTCGTCATCCAGGACACCGCCGACACCCTGACGGCAGGCACCGGTTGCGCGGTCCAGATCAACGGCTCGGTGGCCTGCTCGATCGACCTCGTACGCGCCTCGGTCGTGGTCAACGCCGGGGACGGCAACGACACCATCACCAAGACCGCCGCCGTCCGCGGGGAACTGAACGGGGAGTCGGGCGGCGACACCATCAACGGCGGCTCCACCCAGGGCAACACCAACGTCCTCAACGGCGGGACGGGCAACGACACCGTGAACGGCGGCCCCGTGAGCGACCTCCTTGTCGGCGGACCCGGCGCCGACACGCTCCGTGGCGGGGGCGGCTTCGACATCGTCAGCTACCTGGAGAGCACCTCGGGCGTCGTCGTCGACTTCGACAACGCCGCCGACGACGGAGCCGGCGGGGAGGGCGACAACGTCCTCACCGACGTGGAGGCCATCTACGGCAGCCAGTTCGGTGACACGATCACCGGGAGCTCGTTGAACGACAACATGCTCGGCTTCGGGGGCAACGACCGGCTGGTCGGCGGCGCGGGGAACGACACGCTCCAGGGTGACCTAGTCCAGAGCATCGGCGGCGTCGGCGCCGACACCCTCATCGGCGGCCCCGGGAACGACACCCTCAACGGCGTGGACAACATCTTCGGCAACGACTCCCTCGACGGGGGCGCCAACACCGACACCTGCACCGCCGACGCCGGCGACCCCAAGAGCTTCTGCGAGGCGTGA
- a CDS encoding LuxR C-terminal-related transcriptional regulator, with translation MRDRVGRWPLVGREEELDSFAAALADRECRGFVVGGPAGVGKSRLAEECLGRASAAGFRVGRATASAAAGAVPLGAIAHLLPAGVDLSDPVAGFAAVAERLAAGPGRRRWALLVDDMHLLDSASAVLLRQLMDTGVLLLIGTVRSGEPYGKAVTALRGGDAVRRVDLTVLSPEQIEALLQAALGGAVARRSLHDLSAASGGNVLYLRELVLGALTAGDLTEDGEIWHLAEGRLPATARLTEVIGGRLATADSAGRPVLELLALCEPLSLADAEDLAPPQVMAALEQAGLIRITQDRRRTAVSLAHPLYGEVLRAGLPVLRRRALLLDQAARVEARGARRRGDLVHIATWRLAATGTADPTLLTQAAVLSRHAHDYPQTVALLEALPEKHRTTATGLMLGHAFFEMGRWDQAEAAIAQADAVAIGEQDKLAVVLVRTLNLLWSNAPLTAALAVNDAALDRITSAEGRRKLRINEGFMRIAAGLPAQGLALLNDVETDVGDAPDVDVWLRGAWMKPFALALVGRTGEAATWAERAHAGHRKVDEHALVSHPAVQRIPLVLALTEAGLPAEARREGERTYAELVAADSVVRVWLAVFLGRTEWLAGRPATARRWWAEAAALARSFDHTMALRPVLGGLAACAAVLGDLDAAEASLAEHRTLPPLSPGLLSAGEERLGEAWLLAARGHLGRARSVLTAAALVARSTGHLTGEALLLTDVARLGGAKEVTDRLTALAQRCDGALAPARAQLAAALAADDPDQLLRAADACQAVGAELLAAEAATAAAAAWRRAHRARRASAAAHRAAAAPARCEGARTPLLTTAQPTAPLTDREREIALLAALGNASKEIADALALSVRTVDNHLHRAYAKLGVTTRRELARTLRTPSPVPRPDHQHGRS, from the coding sequence GTGCGGGATCGGGTGGGCCGTTGGCCGTTGGTGGGCCGCGAGGAGGAGCTGGACTCCTTCGCCGCGGCGCTGGCGGACCGGGAGTGCCGGGGGTTCGTGGTGGGAGGGCCGGCCGGGGTGGGCAAGTCCCGGCTGGCCGAGGAGTGTCTTGGCCGGGCCTCGGCGGCGGGTTTCCGGGTGGGGAGGGCCACCGCGAGTGCCGCGGCGGGTGCCGTCCCGCTGGGGGCGATCGCGCATCTGCTGCCCGCGGGGGTGGATCTGTCGGACCCGGTGGCCGGGTTCGCCGCGGTCGCCGAGCGGTTGGCCGCCGGGCCGGGGCGCCGACGATGGGCGCTGCTGGTCGACGACATGCATCTGCTGGACTCGGCCTCGGCGGTGCTGCTGCGCCAGCTGATGGACACCGGTGTGCTCCTGCTGATCGGCACGGTCCGCAGCGGTGAGCCGTACGGGAAGGCCGTCACCGCACTGCGGGGCGGAGACGCGGTGCGTCGGGTCGACCTGACCGTACTGAGCCCGGAGCAGATCGAGGCGCTGCTCCAGGCCGCGCTCGGCGGAGCGGTCGCCCGGCGCAGCCTGCACGACCTGTCGGCCGCCAGCGGCGGCAATGTGTTGTACCTGCGCGAACTGGTCCTGGGCGCCCTGACCGCCGGGGACCTGACCGAGGACGGGGAGATCTGGCACCTGGCCGAGGGCCGGCTGCCGGCCACAGCGCGGCTGACCGAAGTGATCGGCGGCCGATTGGCCACCGCCGATTCCGCCGGACGCCCCGTACTCGAACTGCTGGCGCTGTGCGAGCCGTTGTCCCTGGCCGATGCCGAAGACCTGGCTCCGCCGCAGGTGATGGCGGCCCTGGAACAGGCCGGACTGATCCGCATCACGCAGGACCGTCGGCGTACGGCCGTGTCCCTGGCCCACCCGCTGTACGGCGAGGTGCTGCGGGCCGGTCTGCCGGTCCTGCGCCGCCGGGCCCTGCTGCTCGACCAGGCCGCACGCGTCGAGGCCCGCGGCGCCCGCCGCCGCGGCGACCTGGTGCACATCGCCACCTGGCGGCTGGCCGCCACCGGCACCGCCGACCCCACCCTTCTCACGCAGGCCGCCGTACTGTCCCGCCACGCGCACGACTACCCCCAGACCGTCGCTCTCCTGGAGGCACTGCCCGAGAAGCACCGCACCACAGCCACCGGCCTGATGCTCGGCCACGCCTTCTTCGAGATGGGGCGTTGGGACCAGGCCGAGGCGGCGATCGCCCAGGCCGACGCCGTGGCCATCGGTGAGCAGGACAAACTGGCGGTCGTTCTGGTCCGGACACTGAACCTGCTGTGGAGCAACGCCCCTCTCACCGCGGCACTCGCGGTCAACGACGCCGCCCTGGACCGGATCACCAGCGCCGAGGGCCGCCGCAAGCTGAGGATCAATGAGGGCTTCATGCGCATAGCCGCCGGCCTGCCGGCCCAGGGGCTGGCCCTGCTGAACGACGTGGAGACCGACGTCGGCGACGCCCCCGACGTCGACGTCTGGCTGCGGGGTGCCTGGATGAAGCCCTTCGCGCTGGCGCTGGTGGGCCGCACCGGCGAGGCCGCGACCTGGGCGGAGCGCGCCCACGCGGGCCACCGGAAGGTCGACGAACACGCCCTCGTCTCCCATCCCGCCGTCCAGCGCATCCCGCTCGTCCTCGCGCTCACCGAAGCCGGCCTCCCCGCCGAAGCCCGCCGCGAGGGCGAGCGCACCTACGCCGAACTGGTCGCCGCCGACTCCGTCGTACGGGTCTGGCTGGCGGTCTTCCTCGGCCGTACGGAGTGGCTGGCCGGCCGGCCGGCGACCGCCCGCCGCTGGTGGGCCGAGGCCGCCGCCCTGGCCCGTTCCTTCGACCACACCATGGCCCTGCGCCCGGTGCTCGGCGGGCTCGCCGCCTGTGCGGCGGTACTGGGAGACCTGGACGCGGCCGAAGCCTCGCTGGCCGAACACCGCACCCTGCCGCCGCTGTCACCGGGCCTGCTGTCCGCCGGGGAGGAACGCCTGGGCGAGGCCTGGCTGTTGGCCGCCCGTGGACACCTGGGCCGGGCACGGTCCGTGCTCACCGCCGCCGCCCTTGTCGCCCGTTCGACCGGCCATCTCACCGGCGAGGCACTGCTGTTGACCGATGTGGCCCGGCTCGGCGGAGCGAAGGAGGTCACGGACCGGCTGACCGCACTCGCGCAGAGATGCGACGGGGCACTCGCCCCGGCCCGAGCCCAACTGGCCGCCGCGCTGGCGGCCGACGACCCCGACCAGCTCCTCCGGGCCGCCGACGCGTGCCAGGCCGTGGGCGCGGAGTTGCTCGCCGCCGAGGCCGCCACCGCCGCAGCGGCCGCCTGGCGCCGGGCACACCGGGCCCGCCGCGCCTCGGCGGCCGCCCACCGGGCCGCCGCCGCCCCGGCCCGCTGCGAAGGCGCCCGCACACCACTGCTGACCACCGCCCAGCCCACCGCTCCGCTCACCGACCGCGAACGCGAGATAGCCCTGCTCGCCGCGCTCGGCAACGCCAGCAAGGAGATCGCCGACGCCCTCGCCCTGTCGGTGCGTACCGTCGACAACCACCTCCACCGCGCCTACGCCAAACTCGGCGTCACCACCAGGCGCGAACTGGCCCGGACCCTGAGGACACCGTCCCCCGTCCCACGTCCGGATCACCAGCACGGCCGGTCGTAG
- a CDS encoding peptidoglycan-binding domain-containing protein, with the protein MIHARRIAASCMTAALAAASLLVAAPAEASPGTCYITSYDNPLIPGGGHYLVPEYNLSPGMTDFCVTSWQRQINRRYGQVLTVDGIYGPRTRDWTSRIQGSQQYSWCAGGVDGIAGPKTISCFEHVNGYTEWG; encoded by the coding sequence ATGATCCATGCCCGACGAATCGCCGCATCGTGCATGACGGCCGCACTGGCCGCAGCCTCGCTTCTCGTCGCCGCTCCGGCCGAGGCCTCTCCCGGCACGTGTTACATCACGAGCTACGACAACCCACTCATCCCCGGGGGTGGGCACTACCTGGTGCCCGAGTACAACCTCTCGCCCGGCATGACCGACTTCTGCGTGACGTCGTGGCAGCGGCAGATCAACAGGCGCTATGGCCAGGTCCTCACCGTTGACGGCATCTACGGCCCCCGCACCAGGGACTGGACCTCGCGAATCCAGGGCTCCCAGCAGTACTCCTGGTGCGCGGGAGGCGTGGACGGAATAGCGGGGCCCAAGACGATCAGCTGCTTCGAGCATGTGAACGGCTATACCGAATGGGGATAG
- a CDS encoding ArsR/SmtB family transcription factor gives MLRVHFTADDIARVRVAAAPDPLWEIVNSFQALIREENSLAFGEWRRIVRPRLGPADGLLAALLPPRGYFPDFLTPDLGGSLGLEHAVDTVLGTPRADLRGDLARLAASPARPRQLPAEARALAEGTLEALQRLGAALYGYHRRALAAFWPHIRAQVDADRAVRARAVLGGGTDGLLASLRPVLRWQSPVLEADYPVDHELRLGGRGLLLQPSFFCSRRPVTLAAPLPDRTPVLVYPIQHTLGWALMPGATGRGSGPCSGPSAGPGAGPGAGLGALLGRTRAAILQDVVTGRTTGELAERIGISGAAVSQHTAVLRQAGLLLSVRRSKHVLHTITPAGLVLLDGAQHTPFDA, from the coding sequence ATGCTGCGGGTGCACTTCACGGCCGACGACATCGCACGTGTACGTGTCGCCGCCGCCCCCGACCCCCTGTGGGAGATCGTCAACAGCTTCCAGGCGCTGATCAGGGAGGAGAACTCCCTGGCGTTCGGCGAGTGGCGGCGGATCGTACGGCCACGACTGGGTCCGGCGGACGGGCTGCTCGCCGCGCTGCTGCCGCCCCGGGGCTACTTTCCGGACTTCCTCACGCCCGACCTGGGCGGCTCTCTCGGGCTGGAGCACGCGGTCGACACCGTGCTCGGCACGCCCCGGGCCGACCTGCGCGGCGATCTGGCCAGGCTCGCCGCCTCCCCGGCCCGGCCGAGACAGTTGCCGGCCGAGGCCCGTGCCCTCGCCGAGGGCACCCTTGAGGCCCTGCAACGGCTGGGCGCCGCGCTGTATGGGTACCACCGACGAGCCCTGGCCGCCTTCTGGCCGCACATCCGGGCGCAGGTGGACGCCGACCGTGCCGTACGCGCCCGGGCGGTGCTGGGAGGCGGAACCGATGGGCTGCTGGCGAGTCTCCGGCCCGTACTGCGCTGGCAGTCGCCGGTACTGGAGGCCGACTATCCGGTCGACCACGAACTGCGGCTCGGTGGACGGGGGTTACTGCTCCAGCCGTCCTTCTTCTGTTCCCGACGACCCGTCACTCTCGCCGCGCCACTCCCCGACCGCACGCCGGTCCTGGTCTATCCGATCCAACACACCCTCGGCTGGGCGCTGATGCCCGGCGCCACGGGCCGGGGCTCGGGACCATGTTCCGGACCGAGCGCAGGACCAGGGGCAGGACCGGGAGCAGGACTGGGAGCGCTGCTCGGCCGTACCCGGGCCGCCATCCTCCAGGACGTCGTGACCGGGCGTACGACCGGTGAACTCGCGGAGCGGATCGGGATCTCCGGGGCGGCGGTGAGTCAGCACACGGCCGTGCTGCGGCAGGCCGGACTGCTGCTGAGCGTGCGCCGCAGCAAGCATGTGCTGCACACGATCACTCCGGCGGGGCTCGTCCTCCTCGACGGCGCGCAGCACACGCCGTTCGACGCCTGA
- a CDS encoding acyl-CoA reductase → MTGTTLRGEPSVRTEVVHVVRGEVDQAPSVGHGRGDSAFSAPALDLDRLVWSRTEPGPAFDVPSAEIVDLLVETGEALKADREGLLAEALDRMVRISPLPAEVLERAYAVLWRSFQRTGLYAQIDHELGGADVLDGWREVRLPEGRIAATRAFPPRLVHIIAGNAPGVAAMSVVRGALTKGVNLLKLPSNDLFTATAILRTMASVAPGHPVVRSFSAVYWRGGDETVESVLFRPQFFDKLVAWGGESTIRGALKYVGPGFELVSFDPKTSISVIGREAFASEETLRQAVEEAAADATFFNQQACVASRFQFVEGSEQDADRYAELLCERLGVAREFSSADGPRVAGELREEIDVLRSLAPDYRVWGAYDGRGLVIRSPEPVDFHPDGKIVNVVPVAALTDAVTHAGVATQTVGVYPDTRKTELRDALACAGVQRVVSLGRAGGMPPGLSHDGFYPLQRLMRWVNDE, encoded by the coding sequence ATGACCGGTACGACACTGCGGGGCGAGCCCTCGGTCCGTACGGAGGTGGTGCATGTCGTGCGGGGCGAGGTGGACCAGGCCCCGTCCGTCGGTCACGGTCGCGGGGACTCGGCCTTCTCGGCACCAGCATTGGACCTGGACCGCCTGGTGTGGTCCCGTACCGAACCCGGACCCGCCTTCGACGTGCCCAGCGCGGAGATCGTCGACCTGCTGGTGGAGACCGGTGAGGCACTGAAGGCGGACCGGGAGGGCCTGCTCGCCGAAGCACTGGACCGTATGGTCCGGATCAGTCCGCTCCCCGCCGAGGTGCTCGAACGCGCCTACGCCGTGCTGTGGCGGAGCTTCCAACGGACCGGCCTGTACGCCCAGATCGACCACGAACTCGGCGGAGCGGACGTGCTCGACGGCTGGCGCGAGGTGCGGCTGCCCGAAGGCCGGATCGCCGCCACGCGCGCGTTCCCGCCCCGCCTGGTGCACATCATCGCGGGCAACGCGCCCGGTGTGGCGGCCATGTCCGTCGTACGCGGCGCCCTCACCAAGGGCGTCAACCTGCTGAAGCTGCCCTCGAACGACCTGTTCACCGCGACCGCGATCCTGCGCACGATGGCTTCGGTGGCACCCGGTCACCCCGTGGTGCGCTCGTTCTCCGCGGTGTACTGGAGGGGCGGCGACGAGACGGTGGAGAGCGTGCTGTTCCGTCCGCAGTTCTTCGACAAGCTGGTGGCCTGGGGCGGTGAGTCCACGATCCGCGGAGCCCTGAAGTACGTCGGCCCCGGCTTCGAGCTCGTCTCCTTCGATCCCAAGACCTCCATCTCGGTCATCGGCCGCGAGGCCTTCGCCTCCGAGGAGACTCTGCGCCAGGCTGTGGAAGAGGCCGCCGCGGACGCCACGTTCTTCAACCAGCAGGCGTGCGTGGCCAGTCGCTTCCAGTTCGTCGAGGGCTCTGAGCAGGACGCGGACCGCTACGCCGAGCTGCTCTGCGAACGCCTCGGCGTCGCCCGGGAGTTCAGCTCGGCCGACGGCCCACGGGTCGCCGGGGAACTCCGTGAGGAGATCGACGTACTGCGGTCCCTCGCGCCCGACTACCGGGTGTGGGGCGCCTACGACGGCCGAGGCCTCGTCATCCGCTCCCCGGAACCGGTCGACTTCCACCCCGACGGAAAGATAGTCAACGTCGTCCCGGTCGCCGCTCTCACCGACGCCGTCACACACGCCGGGGTCGCCACCCAGACGGTCGGCGTGTACCCCGACACCCGCAAGACGGAACTGCGCGACGCTCTCGCCTGCGCGGGTGTGCAGCGCGTGGTGTCGCTCGGCAGGGCGGGCGGCATGCCACCCGGTCTCTCCCACGACGGCTTCTATCCGCTGCAACGGCTCATGCGTTGGGTGAACGACGAGTGA
- a CDS encoding ABC transporter ATP-binding protein, with amino-acid sequence MHDTGQPLIEARALSAGYGTVPVLRDLDLEVRPGEVVALLGPNGAGKSTTLRVLSGELAPMSGEVRWLGGTGQAPLHRRAREGLAYVGERAVFTRLDTADNLRVGRVTTDQALALFPELEKRLRTGAGMLSGGEQQMLSLARALCRTPKLLLADELSLGLAPLVVDRLLRAVREAADRGLGALLVEQHVRKVLDIADRVYVLRRGRIVMTGTPKELRANLDEIESSYLAHKATVTTD; translated from the coding sequence GTGCACGACACGGGACAGCCCCTGATCGAAGCCCGCGCACTGTCCGCCGGCTACGGCACCGTGCCCGTACTGCGCGATCTCGACCTGGAGGTCCGACCCGGTGAGGTCGTCGCCCTGCTCGGGCCCAACGGCGCGGGCAAGAGCACGACCCTCCGGGTGCTGTCGGGAGAACTGGCCCCGATGAGCGGCGAGGTGCGCTGGCTGGGCGGCACCGGCCAGGCACCACTGCACCGCCGCGCCCGCGAAGGGCTGGCCTATGTCGGTGAGCGGGCGGTCTTCACCCGTCTCGACACCGCCGACAACCTGCGCGTGGGCCGGGTGACGACGGACCAGGCCCTCGCGCTCTTCCCCGAACTGGAGAAGCGGCTCAGGACCGGTGCCGGAATGCTGTCCGGCGGCGAGCAACAGATGCTGTCGCTCGCACGGGCCCTGTGCCGCACGCCCAAGCTGCTCCTCGCCGACGAACTCTCCCTCGGTCTCGCCCCGCTCGTGGTCGACCGCCTTCTGCGCGCCGTGCGCGAGGCGGCCGACCGCGGGCTCGGCGCACTGCTGGTCGAACAGCACGTGCGCAAGGTGCTGGACATCGCCGACCGCGTGTACGTGCTGCGCCGCGGCCGGATCGTCATGACCGGGACCCCGAAGGAACTGCGCGCGAACCTGGACGAGATCGAGTCGTCCTACCTCGCGCACAAGGCAACTGTGACAACCGATTGA